Below is a genomic region from Rhizobium sp. 007.
CGCCATCACCTTCTCCCCTCGGCGGCAAGATCCGGCCTTCAGAGATCGTGAGCGTATTGGCCTGCGCGTCCCGGAACGGCGAATTCGCATCGTTGAGAGCAAGCCCGATCAACTCGTCGCGCGCGGCAAGGGCGGCCTTATGAACGGCACCCGTCATCAGGTTTGCAAGCTGCGAGCCGCCAGCGACGGGCGCCCTCGGCAAGGCCGAGTCGCCGAGCTTGACGTGGATCTGCTCGACTGGGATGCCAAGGATTTCAGCGGCAGTCTGGGCCATGATGGTATAGGTCCCCTGGCCCATGTCGATGCCGCTGCTTGCAATCTCCGCCGTACCATCGGCAAGGATTCGCACAAGTGCCTCACCAGGCGTGCGGCGCACCGGATAGGTGCCTGCCGCCACACCCCAGCCGATCAACGCGTTGCCGTCCCGCATGGAACGCGGCTTTGGCGAGCGCTTCGACCAGCCGAAGGCCTCGCCACCCACGGCAAAGGCTTCGCGCAGTTGTCTCGTCGACCAAGGGATCTTGGCATGCGGGTCTCGCTCGGCATAGTTCAGCAAACGGATCTCGACGGGGTCGATGCCGACGGCATAGGCGAGTTCATCGATTGCCGACTCCAGGCCCCATGCACTGGGATTTTCGCCGGGAGCACGAAGCGCGCCGGGCAGAACCGTATGCACAGGAACGATGTTCTGCCTCGAGCTGAAGTTCGGCACGTCATACATGATCGAGGTGACGGCACCGAGCGGCTCGACGGCCACACCCGTCATCGCCGTTTCATTGGCCCCGCGCTGGACAATCGAAAGCAGCTTTCCTTGCTTCGTTGCGCCGAGCGCCAGCGTTTGCCGGGTGGCAGGGCGGCCGCCGAAGGCAGTGAATGTCTGCGCACGGGTGACCGCGAGCTTGACGGGACGGTCGAGCTTCCTAGCGGCCATGATCGCAAGTGCTGCATGCGGCAACGAGAGTGCCTTGGAACCGAAACCGCCGCCGATATAGGGCGAGATGATCCGCACATTCTCGAAGGGCAATTCGAACCACTCGGCATAGCTGCGCGCCATGCCATCCACCCATTGGCTCGGTTCCCAAAGCGTCAGCACATCGCCGTCCCATTTGGCGATCAGCCCATGGGGTTCGATCGGCACGTTGTATTCACGCGGTGTCTTATATTCAGCTTCGATCCGAACAGGAGCTTCAGCCAGCGCCTGTTCTGCGTTACCCCATTCAATCGTCATTTGCTCGACCGCAATACCCTCCCCGGCCCGTGGATCATCGAAGCCGAAGATGGCCTGCTTCTCGTCGTAGCTCACCTTAATCAACGCCGCGGCAGCGGTCGCCTGTTCGAGCGTTTCGGCGAACACGGCTGCAACATGCTGCCCACTGAAGGTAATCTCGTTGGTCAGCGCGAGATAAGGACCTTCAGGACCGGGCGTGCCGGCCCAGGTGGTTGCCGATTTCAGCTCCATGATGTTGTCCGGGGTCAGCACGAGCAGCACGCCAGGCGATGCCTCAGCTGCAGAGATGTCCATCGAGCTGATTGTGCCTGCCGCAATCGTGCTCTGGACCATCACGCCGTGAACGACGCCGTCGATTTGATTTTCGAGCGCGTAGCTTGCCTTGCCGGTGATCTTTGCCGGTCCATCCAAGCGCGACAGGCGGCCTCCGAGCACACCATCTGCTGCATCACCGCGTTTGATTTTCGGTTCCATGACGGTCATGCCAGACCTCCCA
It encodes:
- a CDS encoding xanthine dehydrogenase family protein molybdopterin-binding subunit, whose amino-acid sequence is MTVMEPKIKRGDAADGVLGGRLSRLDGPAKITGKASYALENQIDGVVHGVMVQSTIAAGTISSMDISAAEASPGVLLVLTPDNIMELKSATTWAGTPGPEGPYLALTNEITFSGQHVAAVFAETLEQATAAAALIKVSYDEKQAIFGFDDPRAGEGIAVEQMTIEWGNAEQALAEAPVRIEAEYKTPREYNVPIEPHGLIAKWDGDVLTLWEPSQWVDGMARSYAEWFELPFENVRIISPYIGGGFGSKALSLPHAALAIMAARKLDRPVKLAVTRAQTFTAFGGRPATRQTLALGATKQGKLLSIVQRGANETAMTGVAVEPLGAVTSIMYDVPNFSSRQNIVPVHTVLPGALRAPGENPSAWGLESAIDELAYAVGIDPVEIRLLNYAERDPHAKIPWSTRQLREAFAVGGEAFGWSKRSPKPRSMRDGNALIGWGVAAGTYPVRRTPGEALVRILADGTAEIASSGIDMGQGTYTIMAQTAAEILGIPVEQIHVKLGDSALPRAPVAGGSQLANLMTGAVHKAALAARDELIGLALNDANSPFRDAQANTLTISEGRILPPRGEGDGVAIADFMRQIGREKVETLRDTLPQDKRDGKDRYDNFTTMMTMKAPTEGGYSLHSWCAHFVEVRVDEDFGTVRVARMVSALDSGRLYNPKLAESQWRGGIIMGIGQALLEEGIVDERYARVINNNLADYLVPTNSDVPDLQVISVGIPDYRASVLGGKAVGELPIVGVAPAIANAVFHATGKRIRSLPITLEKLI